In the genome of Deinococcus sedimenti, one region contains:
- a CDS encoding AAA family ATPase, whose amino-acid sequence MPLLLIVSGMPASGKSTLGARLAHALSWPFVTKDEYKALLLGRLPELTRDVSGPLSFDVMWHVAGVTLAAGMDTVLESHFYHGVSEAHILTLAHTHGARVAQVFCHAPMNVLQARHDARVASGRRPGIDLPMEYATLPGHCCWTPLGLRDAPCLTVDTTGPDVLPDVLSWLKSPSVLTA is encoded by the coding sequence ATGCCCCTGCTGCTGATCGTATCCGGCATGCCCGCCTCCGGAAAGTCCACGCTGGGCGCCCGACTGGCCCACGCGCTCAGCTGGCCGTTCGTGACCAAGGACGAGTACAAGGCCCTCCTGCTGGGCCGCCTGCCGGAACTGACGCGGGACGTGTCCGGCCCCCTGAGTTTCGACGTGATGTGGCACGTGGCAGGCGTCACCCTCGCCGCAGGCATGGACACCGTGCTGGAATCGCACTTCTACCACGGGGTCAGTGAAGCCCACATCCTCACACTTGCCCACACCCACGGGGCGAGGGTCGCCCAGGTGTTCTGCCACGCGCCCATGAACGTCCTTCAGGCGCGGCACGACGCGCGGGTCGCGTCTGGACGCAGGCCGGGCATCGACCTGCCCATGGAGTACGCCACCCTGCCGGGGCACTGCTGCTGGACGCCACTGGGACTCAGGGACGCGCCCTGCCTGACCGTGGACACCACGGGACCGGACGTGCTGCCCGACGTGCTGTCCTGGCTGAAGTCCCCGAGTGTCCTGACGGCATAG
- a CDS encoding benzoate/H(+) symporter BenE family transporter — protein MTTLPAASPAPSFWRDSHPSAVLAGLITMLIGWAGPNVLIYSVAQAANLSDGQAMSWLWAHALLAGLTGIILSLRTRMPILVTWSTPGIALLVTALPGIPFPEAVGAFLTSGLLVLGLGLFPPLTRALQAIPAPLAAALNAAILLPFGFRALQAFGTAPTLVGVMIVAYFALRLVAPRWAVAGVLLTGVIASGVLNLWDTQPVALALTRPEFVLPQFSLHATLNLALPLTLLAFTGQFVPGFGVLKTSGYEPAPGPILRACGIASSAAAFAGCHNLTLGALLANIVTGPEAHPDPRKRYTAAIWAGVFNMIVALFAGTVLHLLGILPTQAIAALAGLALLAAMGSSLQAAFQGAAAGSLAAPVVLLVALSGITPLGIGAPFWGILAGLIVYWVEGRRG, from the coding sequence ATGACCACGCTCCCTGCCGCCAGTCCTGCACCCTCGTTCTGGCGGGATTCGCACCCCAGCGCGGTGCTGGCCGGGCTGATCACCATGCTGATCGGCTGGGCGGGCCCAAACGTGCTGATCTACTCGGTGGCGCAGGCCGCGAACCTCAGCGACGGTCAGGCGATGTCGTGGCTGTGGGCGCACGCGCTGCTGGCGGGCCTGACCGGCATCATCCTGAGCCTGCGCACCCGCATGCCGATCCTGGTCACGTGGAGCACGCCGGGCATCGCGCTGCTCGTGACGGCCCTGCCGGGCATCCCGTTCCCGGAGGCGGTCGGGGCGTTCCTCACGTCGGGGCTGCTGGTGCTGGGCCTGGGGTTGTTCCCGCCCCTCACGCGCGCCCTGCAGGCCATCCCCGCCCCACTGGCGGCCGCGCTGAACGCCGCGATCCTCCTCCCGTTCGGGTTCCGCGCACTCCAGGCCTTCGGCACCGCCCCCACGCTGGTCGGCGTGATGATCGTCGCGTACTTCGCACTGCGGCTCGTCGCACCGCGCTGGGCAGTCGCGGGCGTCCTCCTGACCGGCGTGATCGCCAGCGGCGTCCTGAACCTCTGGGACACCCAGCCCGTCGCCCTCGCCCTCACCCGCCCGGAATTCGTCCTCCCGCAATTCAGCCTGCACGCCACCCTCAACCTCGCCCTCCCACTCACCCTCCTCGCCTTCACCGGCCAGTTCGTCCCCGGCTTCGGCGTCCTCAAAACCAGCGGCTACGAACCCGCACCCGGCCCCATCCTCCGCGCCTGCGGCATCGCCAGCAGCGCCGCCGCATTCGCCGGATGCCACAACCTCACCCTCGGCGCCCTGCTCGCCAACATCGTCACCGGCCCCGAAGCGCACCCCGACCCCCGCAAACGCTACACCGCCGCCATCTGGGCCGGCGTGTTCAACATGATCGTGGCGCTGTTCGCCGGCACCGTCCTGCACCTCCTCGGCATCCTCCCCACCCAGGCCATCGCCGCACTCGCCGGACTCGCCCTGCTCGCCGCCATGGGCAGCAGCCTCCAGGCTGCCTTCCAGGGAGCCGCGGCGGGCAGCCTTGCTGCGCCCGTCGTTCTCCTCGTCGCCCTCAGCGGCATCACCCCGCTCGGCATCGGCGCGCCCTTCTGGGGCATCCTCGCCGGGCTGATCGTCTACTGGGTCGAGGGGCGGCGGGGGTGA